One Paraburkholderia kururiensis DNA window includes the following coding sequences:
- a CDS encoding efflux RND transporter periplasmic adaptor subunit gives MRVERVPFRLISVATAAVVLAACGQKQSAPPQQTPEVGVVTVQPTAVPVTTELPGRTSAYLVAQVRARVDGIVLRREFTEGSIVKAGQRLYKIDPAPYIASLNSAKATLAKAQANLATQNALVARYKVLVAANAVSKQNYDDAVAAQGQAAADVASGKAAVETAQINLGYTDVTSPITGQVGISQVTPGAYVQASAATLMSTVQQIDPVYVDLTQSSLEGLELRRQIQEGKIKTAGPHAAKVTLLLEDGRAYSQPGKLQFSDVTVDQTTGSVTVRAIFPNPDRVLLPGMFVRARIEEGMNENAFLVPQVGVTHNASGQATALVVGADNKVAIRTIVTGGTQGTNWIVESGLNPGDRVIVQGTEKVRPGAEVKAVPAQLPAAPASGAQAGGAPGAPVAAAGSGAAAGSAAQPGAAASAASAASGA, from the coding sequence ATGCGCGTCGAACGGGTTCCATTCCGCTTAATCAGTGTCGCGACCGCTGCCGTGGTGTTGGCAGCATGCGGACAAAAACAATCGGCACCACCGCAACAAACTCCCGAGGTCGGCGTGGTGACAGTCCAGCCCACCGCCGTACCGGTCACCACGGAATTGCCGGGCCGCACCAGCGCCTACCTCGTCGCGCAGGTGCGCGCACGGGTGGACGGCATCGTGCTGCGCCGCGAGTTCACCGAGGGCAGCATCGTGAAGGCCGGCCAGCGTCTGTACAAGATCGATCCGGCGCCGTACATCGCGTCGCTCAATAGCGCGAAGGCGACGCTCGCCAAGGCGCAGGCGAACCTGGCCACACAGAACGCCCTGGTGGCGCGCTACAAGGTGCTCGTCGCGGCGAACGCCGTGAGCAAGCAGAACTACGACGACGCCGTGGCCGCGCAAGGGCAGGCCGCCGCAGACGTCGCCTCGGGCAAGGCAGCGGTCGAAACGGCGCAGATCAATCTCGGCTACACCGATGTGACTTCGCCCATCACGGGCCAGGTCGGCATCTCGCAGGTCACGCCGGGCGCTTACGTGCAGGCGAGCGCGGCCACGCTGATGTCCACCGTGCAGCAGATCGATCCGGTCTACGTCGACCTCACGCAGTCGAGCCTCGAAGGGCTCGAACTGCGCCGGCAAATTCAGGAAGGCAAGATCAAGACCGCCGGCCCGCACGCGGCCAAGGTCACGCTGCTGCTGGAAGACGGCCGCGCCTACTCGCAGCCGGGCAAGCTCCAGTTCTCGGACGTCACCGTCGACCAGACCACCGGTTCGGTCACGGTTCGCGCCATCTTCCCGAACCCCGACCGCGTGCTGTTGCCCGGCATGTTCGTGCGTGCGCGCATCGAGGAAGGCATGAACGAAAACGCGTTCCTCGTGCCGCAGGTGGGCGTGACGCACAACGCGTCGGGTCAGGCCACGGCACTCGTGGTCGGCGCGGACAACAAGGTGGCCATCCGCACCATCGTGACGGGCGGCACGCAAGGCACGAACTGGATCGTCGAAAGTGGGCTGAATCCGGGCGACCGCGTGATCGTCCAGGGCACCGAGAAGGTTCGTCCGGGCGCCGAGGTGAAGGCCGTGCCGGCGCAGCTGCCGGCCGCGCCGGCCTCCGGTGCGCAAGCAGGCGGAGCGCCCGGGGCACCGGTTGCCGCCGCGGGCTCGGGCGCTGCCGCCGGTTCCGCCGCGCAGCCCGGTGCGGCTGCCTCCGCGGCGTCTGCTGCGTCGGGCGCGTAA